Genomic window (Lynx canadensis isolate LIC74 chromosome D3, mLynCan4.pri.v2, whole genome shotgun sequence):
AAGGCTTATGAAAACCCCTCTGGCTGCAGCATGATTTGATGGGAGAGGTTGGGAGACCCCCAGGAAGAGTTTGGAACAGGAAGGGAAACAACACAGGGTCCTCGATCTTGTACAGAGGCAGGGACACCTTCCCACATCAGGAACCCCCAAAGTTAGGTTTGGAACTCACCCTGAGGTTTTAGGCCACTCCATGGCCCCTGGAGGCCTGGATGGGTGACCTCCAGCCAGGCTGTGGGGGACATATCAGGCTGGGTGGAGGCCACAGGGGTCCAGAGGGCTGTGGTGTTGGTTTTGATGGGGTGCTTAGACCCTTTCCATTGCGGTGGTCGCTTCTGAGGACGCTGCTTCTGTTGTGGCTTGCTAGGGGCTGggttctgaaggctgggaggctggggggtggCTGGGGAGCTCCAGGAGGCATTATAGAGGGTCCTGGGCTGGAGGTGGGCAAGAGGTATGGAGCCATACCTTCTGCACCTGGAAGGTGGCAATTGGTAACTCATAATACCCCTCCCAGAAGCCCTAGGTTCCTCTCCATGGAGACAAGTTTCCGCCAGTCCCATCCCTTGTCCCACTGGGTTGTATTGGGCACCCAGGGAAGGTCTGCATCCTGGCCCTGTCCTGAGGAGAAGACAGGGAGGATGAGGCATCATTCCTTGGAGGACAGACATACAGGCAGGCATCCCTCCCTGGGCTCCCTCTCTGGCTGGGAAGGAGATTGAAGGGGGCAGCTACATACCCTCCCCACCAGTACCACGCCACACACGCCTCCTGCTCCTCCAGCACGAAGCAGGGGACCTCCAGCACATTGAAGAAGGCCACACCCACGATGTCCGAGATGGAGTCCTGCTGGTTCTTCAGGCATTGCTGGAACCTGCCCCAGAGCTGGTACTCAGGTCCCTGGACCACAGAGAGCCACCTGGCTCCTCCTCCAGCCCACCCAGTCACTACCATCCAGGTGGTTTGGGATCCAAGAGTCTCTTCTTCTCCTAGGGTCAGCTTTCCCACCTGCATGGTAGGGTGTCTGACTAGCTGATTCTTTAGGATTCTTTGGAATCCCAGTCTCTGCACCCAGGAACTACTCCACCCGTAAGTCCCCAACCCTCTCTGCCCACTGCCAACCTGGCATCACAGTCACAGTGGGAGATGGTGTGGAATCGGTAGTTTCTGATACCATAGCTGTACTGGAAGGGCGAGATGTTCTGTGGGCATCGGTCATGTTCCCGGCAGCAGAGATCAGGGCCTTGGAAGATCCCTGcaggaagcaggggcaggggcaccaGCTCAGCAGGGTCCTGGGCACCACACACTGGCTATGCCCATCCAGTGCAAGAAGCAGGGACCTTATTCTCACCCCAGCCCTGACACAGATGCCCTGGGCGGCCTCAGACCACTGTCTGTGGGACACTCAGTTTCAAAGCCTGAAGAGAGCACCCATGCGCAGCCTCTACTGGGCAGCTCCAAGTGCCAGGCagcccacccaggagcccttgtcCAGGAAAGGGACTTACTCAGGGACTAAAGTCTGCCTCCAGAGCTCCCAAGCTCACACCCCAAATAAAACTCAGAAGTTATGAATGTGTGTGGAATGGAATGGCAAACAGGCAGGGTGCAACCTTTCTCATTGGCACGATGAAGCATTGTCAGGATGCCAGTCTGCTCCAACTCAGGTGCCAAAGCCTGCCCCCAGCCTGCCATGCATGCACAAAGACAGctgtactgacagtgcaaaaAAGTCATCCATGTTTGTTTGTCAGTAAAAAGCAATAGTGCCTTTTACTGAGCATTTCCCAAGTGCCTGGCACTTCCCAAACCCAAGCTTATAGCAGCCCTGTGAGGGAAATGTCACTTTCATGGTTcaggtgagaaaaccaaggttcagagaggggaagtgacctgTTCAGCTTGAATTTGCTAACCCAGGCCTTTGGGTCTCAGTGTCCATTCCACTGGGCACCTTGTCCTCATAAAGCCTCCTCTTAGGTGATGGTGTTTTGGCTTGGACAACCTGGGACCCATCCCAGTCCACCCCCTCCCTGGGATGGTGATTAATGAGGACTCCAAGTTTTGACTAGGACGTTTCCCATCTATGACCTAATTCAAGCAACCCATGATGAGACTTATGgtcaccccattttacagatgaagacattgaAGTTTACAGTGGTTAAGTCATTCCCCCAAGGACACACAGTCTGGAATAATGGGGGCCAGGGCAAAAGCCTGCActtccctcccctaccccctaGTCCACATCCCCATCACTCACCCAACTCTGTGGAGTTTCCGGCAGAATCCCCGACTCCACACCACAGCGTGCCAGGCATAGTCCAGCCTCTCTTCAACCGCTGGTGTCCTATGCTGCTGGGTGCTCCTCTGTGTCCTTCTGCTTGCTCTTCCCTGACCCCTGCTGCTCGCTTCTCCCTAGCCCCTGCTGGACCCTCTTCAGTCCCTcggcaggctccccactgactcTGAAGTGTGGCCAGCGCTCTCTGCAGCTCAGGTCCAGGAGTGTGGATGAAGGTGCCCCGGGTGATCTCACCAGCACAGAGAGCACTAAAGGCTGCAGTGAGCTCTGGCTCGTCTTGCTGGCTACAAGATTGCAGCCTCCCGTGCTCATCCCAGTGGGTGTGGACCAGGGCCAGTCCCTGGGCATTCTTGCCCAGAAAGCTCAGGGTCCCCAAGGGGCTGCCGGGGATGGGCCTGGCCAAGTGGCAGGAGGTGCTGtcccagaggagggcagaggagctCCCCACAGCCACTCCCAGGAAGCTCAGCATCCCTAACAGCACTACCAGAATCCCCATTCTGTCCTGGCCCAGCCCAGTCAGACAAAGCCCCCACAACACCTACCCCTGGCAGTGCACGAGGCAGCAGATTTAAGCAGCTGAGCGGAAGCCGTGCCCTGCAGACCCTGCGGCAGGGCCAATGAATGGAGCTTTGGGAGGAGTAGGAAGGAGGCTGGAGTATGGGGTGATCTCTGGCTTGTAACTGAATCCACCGGCTGGGCAGGCCGCTGATTGGCCAAGGAGTGTACTTGCCAAGGCCCACGCCCCCATTCACCATGCCTTTCTCATCCAGTCACCTGCTGCCAGCCCCGCCTGGATGGGGACTGTGGGAGCCAAAGCCttgggccctggggcagggggccaGGAAGGGATCCCTTTCTTCCTAGGGAGGGAAGAGGGTTCAGGGGCTCAGAGGAAGCTCCCAGAACTCATCCTTAGACCCCCACCCCAGTAGTGGCGGCCACACCCACCTCCATGAAGTTGGCAGAGGGCCATGGCCTCTACCAGAGTTGGGTGAAAGAGGTGAGGGCAGGGTTTGGGCCCTGTAGCTACCCCCACCCTGGGAGCTCCTGAGGTTTCTGGTAAAGGGAGCATCCATCTCCTGGCCACCTGGAGTGTGCCCTCCCACCATCACCCAGGGTTGGTTCTAAGAAAGCCTCTTGGCATAATCAGGGAACAGCACCCCAGGGCTCTCTATTTCCTGGGACTCAAAGGCAGAGGCCTGGCCAAGCAGCAACCCTCTTGATCTGATGGTGGAAACATAGCCAGAGCAGACCTTGAGAGCAACATGGGGCGGAGTTATGCTCCAGACTTAAAGGGACTATGGCCCCCAGAGGAGTAGAGGGCTGGGCAGGGGTCTCAGTCTGCAACCATCTCCATCCTTGGACTGTAGCCACCAGTGGGACACAGTAGCGTCATGTGCTCCCCAAGAGGAGTGGCCTCTCCACTAGGGAGAGTTTACAGCCAGCACGTGTTCCTGTGTCCCAAAGCTAACGTATCATTCGCCTTCCAATCATCCAGGGAAGTTGGGGTGCTTACACCCAtaatgcagatgaagaaactgaggatcgTTGAGGGTGAGGAAACCTCAGGGGACAGGATCTAGCTAGGGAGGGGTTAGAGGCTGGCAGTATAGTTCTTGGAAAGCTTTACTGGGAGATCAGAGCTGGTAGGGAAAGTGATTATCTGTCATTCTTCCCATCAGCCTACTGCTCCTCCAACATTCCTCCCAATCTCCATCCAAGTCTCTTCCAGGAGGGTAAGCCCCAGTGAGGCAGAGCCACGGGCAGAGCTGGGGGAGATGCTCACTGTGCATAGCAGGTAGAAGGGGGGCTTTAGGGTGTGTAGGCCCACCTCTATACTCAGAACCAGCCTGGGCCTGTGGTTCAGGAGGTCATGGCTGGGGAcaatgaagagggagagagggtgggagtaGCCCAGAGCCAAACTCCTTCTCTTCAGAGGTTGAGAAAAGGGATGTGGAATAGAGTGTGGTGGTGGGAAGGGTAGGGAGACCTGGGGTTCCTAAAGGTAGGAACACCACTGAACAAAGGTGGGTCCCTCTGGGAAGAATTCTAATGTTTTGAAACCATTGTTCTGGTAATTTCCCTAACTGGAGGAATGGCCACCCACCTCTGCCCACCTTTTCCATATTACAGAGCTCATTACCCACGGTGGCTGGGAGGTCCCATGGCAGGAACCCAACTTTCAAGGTCAAACAGACCTATCTGGGGTATTGacactgtgtgacctcaggcttTGAagtcttaacttctctgagcctcagtctccttatctgtatGATGGGTCTTATCACAGTAGTCAGTTCACGGGATGTTGGGTAAAACTCTCCACCCAGGAACTGGCATCCAGGATACTGTCACTAAAGTCTCAGGACATCCCTGGGCAGGAAGCAAATTGACCAGGAGAAAGCAAGTCTCCAGATTTTCAGGCCTCAGCATCCATCAAAGTTAGTTCCAACTAGGCCATGACCTGGTTTTGTGACTTCAGgcttgtccctctccctctctaggcctcaatttcctcctctgtacagCAAAGAGCATGATGGCAGTGATCTTTGAGGTCTTTTTTAGTCTGGGCCCCAAAAGAAGGCAGGCTGGGGCCTGCCCCGGCCTCAAGGGAAGGTGTCACTGGGTTTTCCCTTCAGATTCCACCCAGTGGCCACGTCAGTCAACCTACAGGACAAGCTTTGGAGCCCTGCCTCCCATTGGGTGCCCCTCAAAAGCCTTACCACAGAGGATGGCAGGAGCCAAACCAGCAGGACAGGATAGGCCAGGCCCTGCAGACAAAAGGGGAGCTGAGGCTTTCTTCTGGATCCCCACCTGTCTGGAGTGGGGCAGGGTTcacagtgagtgagtgaggggcaggggtCTGTGGGGTCTGATCATTTATCGCTCTTTCTGTCCATCGGTCCCCATCGCTCTGTCACCTTTGGCTTCTCTCTCATCCTTCTCTCCCttggtctctttccctctctggccctgattctcctcatttctttctctctcctgtatctccccctctctccatctttctctgactctaaCGCTCcatctcattttctccctccatttctttttctttcctctgtctgtGTGGcttttcactgcccctccccctgtgttattgtctctgcttctctccctccctctctctctatctcattTCTTGTGCCCTTGTGTCTCTGAGGATCCCTGTCCTCTCCCctggctctctttccctctttttcctgtttctctcttaatttttatccctctctctgttttcctttttgtttcttggggtcttctggtttttctcctcccttcctgttctctttcttaCTCATTCCCTCATTATGTCTCATGGTTTCCTCActtatgtgtgtgtctgtgtgtctgtgtctgtttctctcccctcattcttctctcttccttccttctctgtttgttctccccctccacaccctcaccccaGGCCCAGGACCCAGGGTACCCAACCTTTTCCCAGCCATGGTCTCATCTGATGCCCAcaacccctgcccctccctagGGAAACAGGCAGGGTAGGGCTTCTCATCGACTATTGAGATGGATGGAGAGTCTCCAAAAGGGAAGTAACTTGCCAGGAGTCACACAGTAGATTTGGGAAAAGCCAGGTCAGACTTTCCTTGGGCTGTGGGGAGGATTTCCTGTGATCCTGGGAGACTCTCAGCTCCCCTACCACCTCCCCATCTCAGGGACTTCCTCCCCACTGCCTGGAGCCCTTGGAGCTTGCCTTCTCTACCCCACCAGGAGGGCTCTCTGCAGCTCTCTGTGCCAGGAGAATGGTGTGGGCAGTGCCCAGCTCCAGAACATTCtgcattcattcaaaaacaaataGTTACTGAGTGTCCACTACTGCCAGGCACAGGGGGAGCCCTGaacagaaagaggagggaagggggacagagcatGCTCAACTAGGGAGATGGAGAAGAACTCATCCCCTGAGGGGACAGGGTCTGGCAGCCCAGGGGAGCCAGGGCCTGAGTGTCACTTGGGTCCTCTAAGAAGCCACCACTAAGATGGAGCTAGAAGTGCAAGAGACTTATTGGAGGAAGTGCCTGTGAAAGataaaggggggagggaagaagcaggATTGGGCAGGGAAAGCCTTCAGACTGTGTTGCAAGTTTGACATCTATGGGGAGAGAGtagaagggatggagaactgGGTAAGAGCATCACACTGAGGTGCCACTCTGAGCAAACATCAGCCAGCCAACAGGGAGCTCTGATGTAAAAATTGCCCATGGAAGAGCCCTGGCTGGGCAGAAATAGGCAGGCCCTAGTGCCTGGCTGTGCCCAGTCATTGGTTGGGGGCTGTCCAGGAGGACAGTGGCATCCACTCCAATGCTGCTACAGATGCTGATGCTGCCACACTTGGGAATTTATCTACCCATTTGGCTGAGGCAGCCCCCACTACAGACCAAAAGAGGAAACTCAATGGGCAGATGGAGTCTAAAATCTGGGAGGAAGCCCAGAAGGCAGTCTTCTCTGTGGTACAGGACCATCCCTCATAAGATTTCCAGGTAGGAGTTCAGCCCCAAGAATACCTGGTATAAACTAAGCCTAGTCCTAGGTCTGAGGGAATAAATAATGAGACACACTGTATTTAAAACTAGCCATCTCAATATGTAGAAAAAACACATTAGATTCAATTCAACAGCTTATTAAACTAGagtagaaaagggagagagagagagagagatggggggtcAGAGGGACCATGGAAACTGACCTAATTGAACAACATTAGAAGCTGTGGTGGTTTAAAGATGGGCACAAATTCTCTGATACCCCTCCCGTAAAGTGGTGTAGACTACTTCCTCTCCCCTTCAGTGTGAACTGTACTTAGTCACATGtttctaatatataaaatgtggtgGACCTGATGTAACTTCTGAGACTAAGTCATAGAAGGCATTGTACCTcccttcttgctctttctcttgtATCACTTGCTCTGGGGAAGCCAGTTGACGTGTCATGAGGACACTCAAGCAACCCTATGAAAAGGCCTATGTGGTGAGTAACTGAGGGCTCCTGTCAACAGCCATGCAAGTGAGCCACTTGGAAGCAGACCCTTAAGGCCCAGTTAAGCCTTCAGATGAATACTGCACCACCTGGCCTCCCCTACACCCACCGCCTTTggtaatagctttattgagatatgattcacatactatacaattcacccattttaagtatacaacttAATGGTTTTAAGTATATCTAAAGTTGTGGAACCATCACCACAACTTAATTCCATAAAATTTTCATCATTCTAAAAAGAAATCCTATAACCAGTAACAGTcattctgccttcctcccttcccctaaGTAGCCACTAATCTACTTCATGTACatctcatataaatggactcatacaatgtatggtcttttgtgactagcttctttcacttagcataatgttttcaaggttcatctgtgttgtagcatatATTAGAACTTCATTCCTCTTTAAGAGTggatagtatttcattgtatagatataccacattttgtttatccattcattagctgATGGACCCTTGGAtcgtttccactttttggttattatgaataatgctttcACAAACATTCGTGTAaacatttttgtgtgaacatatgttatAATTTCTCTTGGGCacatacctaggagtagaattactgggttaTGTGGTAACTCTATCTGTAACCAtttgtttgattgttttatttttttaagtttatttatttattttgagagagagagagagagagagcggggggggggggcagagagaggagagagagagaatcccaaacaggctccacactgtcagcacaaagctcaatgtggggctcaaacccacaaaacatgaaatcatgaccaagctgaaatcaagagtcagatgcttaaccgactgtgccacccaggcacccctttgtttatttgtttaaagtttatttatttattttgagagacagagagagagagagagagagtgagtgcgtgcatgtgtgagagagcatgggagagggagagagagagagagagagagagagagagagagagagagagagaatcccaagcaggctctgtgctgtcagcatgcagcccagtgcagggcttgatctcacaaaccgtgagatcatgacctgagccaaaatcaagagtcaggcactgaaccaactaagccactccaGTGCCTTTATCTTTAGCCATTTgaagaactgccagactgtttccaaagtggctgcaccattggACATTCGCACCAGCAGTGTTTGAGAATtttgatttctccacatctttgtcaataTTTGTTATTATCTATCTTATATCCATCCTGGTGGGCATCTCATTAtgggttttgtttgcattttcctaacaGTTGTTCATCTTTTCATGCTTACTGgtcatttgcatattttctttgaagagaTCTGGCAGATATCTTCACTGTAACCTTGTGAGACCCTGATCCAGAACCACTCAAATAAGCTACTCTCTAATTCCCAACTTTCAGAAattatgtgagatgataaatgtttgttgttttgagATAGTTATTGCAAAGCAATACACAACTAACAGAGAAGGATTCAGGTATATATCATGGGTGCCTACTATTAATGCTATTGGAAGTCCCAGCCAATGTaataacataagaaaaagaaatacaaattgtcAAGTctgaaatggaagaaacaaaattgtcATTGTTTGTAGAGTGATTTAGCTACCTAGAAACTGCAGATGTATCCAATTCCTCGGGTAGGGAAAGCAGTGTAATGGAATAGAAGAAGCCCAGGACAGACCTAGATTTGAGTCCTATCTTCTCCCTTACTTTCTGTGGGATATTAGGCAAGTCCTTTTGCCTCTTTGTGcctcattggtaaaatggagATGAGAATAGTACCTACACCATGAGGATTAATATAAGTGTATATAAGGTACTTCAGTGGCTGACATACAGCAGGCTTTGATAAGTAGAAGGGGATTTGAAGGTAGGAGCCAGGCAGGATCACAGTGTGACTAATTTAATGCCCAGTTCCCCAGGCTGCAGAATGTGGCATCCTTCCATTCTCCCAACTGACTCCAGCCTGCTGGTAGGGTCCTAAGAGGTTCAGTAGATCCTTATCTGGATTCAACCTCTGGCTCCACTTCCTTTCGCTGGGCATCTTAGTCTTGGCTGAATCCCCATGATGTAATCTATTGACTGATATGCTCAtgcctacctctttttttttttttttttttttttttacttcccaggGACTATGGTAAGGATCAGAGAATGGAAAAGGAGCTTACTGAGGGGAAAACCTCACATTAGGCCATGAATAGCCCACATGAGTCACTCATGTGGCATGAGATCCTACCCCCAGAAATGTAGGAAAACCCAACAGGAACAAGCGGGCAAAATAGGCCCTGAGAGCTCTGTCTAGCTCAACATGGGGGCCACAGAAGGCATTGGGATATGGGACAGGATTCCACTGAGTGCAAGAATCACACCCCTCTTATTCACATGGCACTTGACCTTTATATTCTCACCAAGCCCAAGTGGTAGGGTTGATAGATGAAATAGAGATgcccagttacatttgaatttcagaactcagtgaataatttttagtgtaattGAATGCTCCCaacattgtaattatttttgattatctgaaattataatttaaatgggTTTTCggtgtttttatttgctatatcTGGTTACCCTACCCAGCAGTGAGGAAAGACAAGCAGGGCAGCAACTCTTTGTCTCACTTCACAGAGGAGGTACAGGGTAGAGATTGGACTTGCCCAAAGCTCTGCTGCTTATTCACCTTTTCATTCTACACAGGGCTCTTTGGCTGAGGTTGAAACCTGGGTTGTTTGTTGGCTATAACTCAGAGACCTTAGCTCataccccctccttcccttttggGGTTAGATTGGCCCTTGGGGCCCTTGAGGGGCTCTGTGAGTCTAACTCACGCAACAAGATtaagagggtgggtggggagcatAATGGAAAGATCAGGAGGGTAGGAGGAGATCTGACTGCAGAATTCAGGTGCTGGCAGACTAAATAATAAATCTCCCATTTCTACACCCAATGACTCAAGTTCTCAAGCACAGTTCTATCTGTGAATTTGCCCCAGGTCAACAGCAGATGGGAATTAGAGCTAGAACCAGACTTTGAGCCTCTGGATCCCCAGCACTCTTCCTGTTGCTCTGGGGTCTGGACAAGAGGTCCCAGGGAGGAGCCCTCTTATGCCCATACCAGGGCATGGGAGCAGGAAGGCCTGTGGGACAGCACAGTAGGCCTTTCCGGAACCCACAGTATTTCGTTGAGCTTCTGCTGCCATCTAGTGGGCACCCAAAACCAACACCTCTTAGAGAAACTGAACAAGGAAGGCTGTCTTCGCAAGTTTCTCGTCCCTTTTTGCACCTGCCTGTTCCTTCTTATCTGGGCTCTACCTCTGACTTGCTATGGAACCCTGACAAGCCCTTTGTCTCTCTGGATCTCAGGTTTCTCTTTTAGAATAAGGGTTATCCAAATTGCAGCTGGCCTGATCTTTCTAAAGCACAGGCCTAGCCAGGTTTGTCCCCTGACCCACCCTGAACTTCAGGTCAAAGTCTGTCATACCCTGCAGGATCTGAGCCTGGCTGACCTACAAGGTCCCCACTTCTCTGCTCCAGCGACACAGAGCTACCTTCATCTCCTCAATCACCAGTCCCTCTCAGGGTCCTTGTacatgctattccctctgccccAAACACTCTCTTTCACCTGGCTTgttcctactcatccttcaagtgTAAATTTAATTActccctccaggaagccccctcTTCCTTGACGCCCCCAACTCAGGATGGGCAAGTGTACTTTAGGTCCCCACTAAAGAAtaatttagggggcgcctgggtggcgcagtcggttaagcgtccgacttcagccaggtcacgatctcgcgctccgtgagttcgagccccgcgtcgggctctgggctgatggctcagagcctggagcctgcttcagattctatgtctccctctctctctgcccctcccccattcatgctctgtctctctctgtcccaaaaataaataaacgttgaaaaaaaaaattttaaaaaaaataaaaaaataaaaaaataaagaataatttaggTTTCAAAGAAGATATCACCCTGGAAGAGGTCAAATGGCAGTCCACTCAGTCCACGTGGGGAACCATGGGCTCAGGGTTAAAACTGACCTGATTTCCTATCTCATTCTGCCACAGTTGGTCAGTGTGAACGTCAGCTCCACCTCTCTGAGTCCCTTTTTCACAGATGAATAAATCAGACTCTGTCTATACCAGTGATGAAAAATATAACACTAATGTGAGCCAAAAAAGTAATTTGGAATTTTCTAGCTCCggtttaaaaagtgaaagaaacaagggaaatgaattttaatgacatattttcacataatccctgtgtaaaatatttcaacatgtaatcgatattttaaaattattaatgatctattttactttatttttttatactaagTCTTTGAAGTCTGGTATTTTAACTTACTGTGTTTCTCAGTTTGGATTCCACACTTCAAGCTCTCAGTAGCTACATGAGGCTAAAAGCcactgtattggacagcacagctctgTATCTTGATCTGTGTGGCTgttacatatgtgtacatatgtaaaaatttgtGGAGCAGAACACTTAAGACTTTGACCTTTttgtatgcaaattatatctagtcttgagggaaaaaaagagtaattcCAGGTTTCTAGCACGAACACAGATGGACAAAGGGTGGAACAATTTCCTGGAATGGGAGAGGTTGAATGTGAACCAAGGGGATGCTGGGTGAGAAAAAGCTGAGTGTGAGGATCTTTGTTCCTTTAGGTCTTTGTTGCCCCCAGACCCTAATAAAGTTTCCAGGGTCACCTAACCAGAAGCTGTCCAGGTGGCAGAGAACAAGTGGCCTTGGTGCCTGGGACTTGTCCCCAAGACTTGAGAGGGGGTCACAGTGCCATTCAAACTTCTCTCCTGGACTCCACAGTCCTAGGCTCTGCCTATTCTCATGTTGGGGCCATGGGCATCTCCTCTACCTAGGATTGCTAgattagcaaaaaataaaagtcaccaaCTTAAATCTGAattacaataaacaaaaaataattttttaattttttaatgtttatttatttttgagagagagagagagagggacagagtatgagcaggggaggggcaaacagagggagacacagaatgtgaagcaggctccaggctctgcactgtcagcacagagcctgacgtggggcttgaactcaccaacggtaagattatgacccgagccaaagtcagatgcttaatggactgagccacccagacaccctacaacaaataatttttttagtataattatgTCTCAGATGTTTGTTTgtatgaaattcagatttaactgggtgTTGTCTGTTCTACTTGGCAACCTGACTTCTAGCTCGTCCTCCAGGACTCTGAAGCACGGAATCTAGCTCTACTTCCTTGTGTGATGCTGGCCACATTTCTTTATCACTTTGACCTtcagctttctcttctgtaaaatagtcAACAATTCTTTCCTTAAAGACCTGTTGAGAAGATTCACTgagaaaattttttaagaaggatCTCCCAAaggtaactgggtggctcagtcagttaagcgtccaactcttggtttcaactcaggtcaggatctcagggtttgtgagatcaagcctcaccttgggctctgcgctgacagatcagagctggcttgggattctctatccctctctctcaaaataaataaacattaaaaaaaatttttccagggcaactgggtggctcagttggttaagtatccaactttggctcaggtcacaatctcacagttcatgtatTCAAGctccgcatccagctctgtgctgacagctcagagcctggacctgcttcgaattctgtgtctccctctctctgtgcccctcccccactcatcctctgtctctctgtctctctctctcaaaaagaaataaacattaaaaaaaaatttt
Coding sequences:
- the PLA2G3 gene encoding group 3 secretory phospholipase A2, with amino-acid sequence MGILVVLLGMLSFLGVAVGSSSALLWDSTSCHLARPIPGSPLGTLSFLGKNAQGLALVHTHWDEHGRLQSCSQQDEPELTAAFSALCAGEITRGTFIHTPGPELQRALATLQSQWGACRGTEEGPAGAREKRAAGVREEQAEGHRGAPSSIGHQRLKRGWTMPGTLWCGVGDSAGNSTELGIFQGPDLCCREHDRCPQNISPFQYSYGIRNYRFHTISHCDCDARFQQCLKNQQDSISDIVGVAFFNVLEVPCFVLEEQEACVAWYWWGGCRRYGSIPLAHLQPRTLYNASWSSPATPQPPSLQNPAPSKPQQKQRPQKRPPQWKGSKHPIKTNTTALWTPVASTQPDMSPTAWLEVTHPGLQGPWSGLKPQDVHRACRSFRHLDQCEQQIGPQETKFQLLNSAHEPLFHCNCTRRLARFLRLHSPPAGTSVLWELLGTTCFKLTPPLDCAEGTGCFRDPRAIKVSARHLQRLQQRRLQLWGVTTDEGQVWPSNHPRAPMSFYDRCLQLTQAAWRPDRQQKS